One window of Papaver somniferum cultivar HN1 chromosome 9, ASM357369v1, whole genome shotgun sequence genomic DNA carries:
- the LOC113307643 gene encoding D-xylose-proton symporter-like 3, chloroplastic, with the protein MATATTATSSSVFFSSHTKTRFQSKPISSISFPSSNFLQKNTNLKLQRVELLPSRLEFRKQLKIKVSANKESFSSNEEIQSLVSNEEAAVVNQDEVFSRTSVILPFLFPALGGLLFGYDIGAISGAAVSLQSPKLSGTTWFNLSSIQLGLVVSGSLYGAFISSILIHPIAHFLGRRRELIIAAMLYMLGGLTTGLAPSLSVLILGRFLYGLGIGLAMHGAPQYIAETCPSQIRGKLVFMKELIIVFGILLGYLARNIDAVGGWRYMFGFSAPVALLMGLGMWSLPASPRWLLLRAVQGKASLQENKERAITGLSRLRGRPSGDKVCEKQVEEILVSLKEAHADQESEGSFWKVFRELSIQAVTVCVGLVLFLQITGHPSLLHYTGSIPQTAGFAAASVAARVAVVIGLLKFLIFLGRRPLLIEGVSGITTVSLVFLSAYYKILQGHPLVAVGALLLYIGCYKISFAPISWLMVSETLPIRIRERGISQYGLSVLKTFGANVLVYFAPSSLKEQIASQLVNILLFVGIALASVLFVVFIVPESKG; encoded by the exons ATGGCTACTGCTACTActgcaacttcatcatcagtTTTCTTCAGTTCACATACAAAAACACGATTTCAATCAAAACCCATTAGTTCAATTAGCTTTCCATCTTCAAATTTCTTGCAGAAGAATACAAATCTCAAATTACAGAGAGTGGAGTTGCTTCCATCAAGATTGGAGTTCAGGAAACAGTTAAAG ATCAAGGTGAGTGCTAACAAAGAGAGTTTCTCATCGAATGAGGAGATCCAGTCTTTGGTTTCTAATGAAGAAGCTGCTGTAGTGAATCAAGATGAAGTTTTCTCTAGGACTTCTGTGATTCTACC GTTCTTATTTCCAGCTCTTGGTGGTTTACTTTTTGGGTATGATATTGGTGCCATTTCAGGAGCTGCTGTCTCTTTGCAG TCACCAAAGCTTAGTGGGACAACATGGTTCAATCTATCTTCCATACAGCTTGGACTTGTG GTGAGTGGTTCTCTTTACGGAGCTTTTATCAGTTCCATCCTCATCCACCCCATTGCACATTTTCTAG gaaggaGACGTGAACTTATTATAGCAGCTATGCTATATATGCTTGGTGGTTTAACCACTGGTTTGGCACCAAGCCTTAGTGTTCTCATATTAGGGAGGTTTCTCTACGGTCTTGGAATAGGTTTG GCCATGCATGGGGCTCCTCAATATATTGCTGAGACTTGCCCCTCTCAGATTCGTGGAAAACTTGTATTCATGAAGGAACTCATTATAGTTTTCGGGATACTG TTAGGTTATCTTGCTAGAAATATTGATGCCGTTGGAGGGTGGCGTTATATGTTTGGGTTCAGTGCTCCTGTAGCACTCTTAATGGGATTAGGCATGTGGAGTTTGCCAGCATCTCCACGCTGGTTGCTTCTCAGAGCAGTTCAGGGTAAAGCATCTTTACAGGAAAACAAGGAGAGAGCCATCACAGGACTAAGCAGATTGAGAGGTCGGCCTTCCGGTGATAAAGTATGTGAGAAACAAGTAGAAGAAATTCTTGTCTCATTGAAAGAGGCCCATGCTGATCAAGAGTCTGAAGGCAGTTTTTGGAAGGTGTTTCGAGAGCTGAGTATACAGGCAGTCACAGTTTGCGTAGGTCTAGTCCTTTTTCTGCAG ATAACAGGGCACCCAAGTTTGTTGCACTACACAGGTTCCATTCCTCAG ACTGCAGGATTCGCTGCTGCATCAGTTGCTGCCCGAGTTGCTGTTGTAATTGGTCTGCTTAAG TTTCTAATATTTCTTGGGAGGAGACCATTACTGATTGAAGGTGTTAGTGGCATT ACCACGGTTTCATTGGTGTTTCTTTCAGCTTATTACAAAATTCTCCAGGGGCATCCCCTTGTAGCTGTAGGTGCTCTGCTTCTCTACATTGGCTGCTACAAG ATATCTTTTGCACCAATTAGTTGGCTAATGGTATCCGAGACCTTACCCATTCGTATCAGAGAGCGTGGGATTAGTCAATATGGTCTTTCTGTTCTAAAAACTTTTGGTGCAAATGTTCTTGTATATTTTGCTCCTTCCTCGTTGAAG GAACAAATTGCTTCACAACTAGTGAACATCCTACTATTTGTTGGAATTGCTTTAGCATCTGTTCTATTCGTGGTCTTCATCGTTCCAGAGTCGAAAGGTTGA